In Haloarcula salinisoli, one genomic interval encodes:
- a CDS encoding pantoate kinase has translation MSDDARAFVPGHVTGFFTVDRGDDPTKTGSRGGGIALSDGVSVTVEPATETTVELNGEAVEMDAVERVLSALRAEAHVSAETPLPLGAGFGVSGAMALGTALATNAALDRGLSYNELVTIAHGADVQAGTGLGDVVAQARGGVPLRLEPGGPQYNYVDAVPERARVEYYTLGELSTPDVVGGDTEALTTAGERALSMVVKEPTLPTVMRAARQFSREAELLTDDVEAVVADVIEADGDAAMAMLGETVFALGSGLTDAGYDARSCATYPAGATLDSEG, from the coding sequence ATGAGCGACGACGCACGGGCGTTCGTGCCGGGCCACGTGACCGGCTTCTTCACCGTGGACCGGGGCGACGACCCGACGAAGACGGGCTCCCGCGGTGGCGGCATCGCGCTCTCGGACGGCGTCTCGGTGACGGTCGAACCAGCCACCGAGACGACGGTCGAACTCAATGGCGAGGCGGTCGAGATGGACGCCGTCGAGCGCGTCCTTTCGGCACTGCGGGCAGAGGCACACGTCTCCGCCGAGACGCCGCTCCCGCTGGGCGCCGGCTTCGGCGTCTCCGGAGCGATGGCCCTCGGAACGGCGCTGGCGACCAACGCCGCCCTCGACCGCGGGCTCTCGTACAACGAACTCGTCACCATCGCCCATGGTGCGGACGTACAGGCGGGCACCGGGCTCGGCGACGTGGTCGCGCAGGCGCGGGGCGGGGTCCCGCTGCGGCTGGAACCCGGCGGCCCCCAGTACAACTACGTCGACGCCGTCCCCGAGCGGGCCCGCGTGGAGTACTACACGCTGGGCGAACTGTCGACGCCGGACGTCGTCGGCGGCGACACCGAGGCCCTGACGACCGCCGGCGAGCGCGCGCTCTCGATGGTCGTCAAAGAACCGACGCTGCCGACGGTCATGCGGGCAGCCCGGCAGTTCTCCCGCGAGGCGGAACTGCTGACCGACGACGTGGAGGCGGTCGTCGCGGACGTCATCGAGGCCGACGGCGACGCCGCGATGGCGATGCTGGGCGAGACGGTGTTCGCGCTGGGGTCCGGGCTGACCGACGCCGGCTACGACGCCCGCTCGTGTGCGACCTACCCCGCGGGCGCGACGCTGGACAGCGAGGGGTGA
- a CDS encoding 4-phosphopantoate--beta-alanine ligase translates to MSDDVDVPESHPRYESLLTRHRIEAGVDMGITSRQGLIAQGRGEAYDYLLGEETIDSADRAERAAAAYLLSAEHAVISVNGNAAALVPGELVELSEVTGADLEVNLFNRTEERIERIAEYLKQHGAEAVRGLTADGRIPGLDHERAKVDADGIGDADVVLVPLEDGDRAEALGEMGKTELVVDLNPLSRSAQVATVPIVDNIIRAIPAITEHARELHEDRDAQRTAIDSFDASTALTDAEAAIRGGA, encoded by the coding sequence ATGAGCGACGACGTCGACGTGCCAGAGAGTCACCCGCGGTACGAGTCACTGCTGACTCGCCACCGCATCGAGGCGGGAGTCGATATGGGAATCACCTCCCGACAGGGGCTTATCGCACAGGGACGGGGCGAAGCGTACGATTACCTGCTGGGCGAGGAGACCATCGACAGCGCCGACCGGGCCGAGCGGGCGGCCGCCGCGTACCTCCTCTCGGCGGAACACGCGGTCATCTCGGTCAACGGCAACGCCGCGGCGCTCGTTCCGGGTGAACTGGTCGAGCTGAGCGAGGTGACGGGGGCCGACCTCGAAGTGAACCTGTTCAACCGGACCGAGGAGCGCATCGAACGCATCGCCGAGTATCTCAAGCAGCACGGCGCCGAGGCGGTCAGGGGACTGACCGCCGACGGTCGGATTCCGGGGCTGGACCACGAGCGCGCGAAGGTCGACGCCGACGGCATCGGCGACGCCGACGTGGTGCTGGTTCCCCTAGAGGACGGCGACCGCGCCGAGGCGCTGGGCGAGATGGGCAAGACCGAACTCGTCGTCGACCTCAACCCCCTCTCGCGGTCGGCACAGGTCGCGACGGTCCCTATCGTCGACAACATCATCCGGGCTATTCCGGCCATCACCGAGCACGCGCGAGAGCTGCACGAGGACCGGGACGCACAGCGGACGGCCATCGACAGTTTCGACGCCAGTACGGCGCTTACCGACGCCGAAGCGGCGATTCGAGGGGGTGCCTGA